AAAATTTGTCGAAATCGATAAAAATTTTAGGGTTAAATGCTTCCCCCAGAAATCTTGTTTCAAAATGCAAATGAGGGCTTGTTGCTCTGCCTGTTTTGCCTCCTAATCCTATCAAATCGCCTGCTTTTACAAATTGATTAACATGAACTGAAATATATGAAAGATGTCCGTATAAAGTTTCAAGTCCATTGTAATGTCTTATTACAACTACTTTTCCATAGCCACCGTATTTTTTAGCCATGCGAACCATTCCATCAAAAGCACAAAATACCGAATCTTTCATATTAAGCTTTATGTCCATGCCGGTATGTAATTGCCTCCCTCTGAATCCGAAAGGTGAAATAACTTTCCCTTTATGCGGAAAACAAAAACCAGAATCGGGACAAAAAATAATTTTAGTTGTATCTTTTTTATGTGATAAGTCTACCCTATGAACACGAACATTAGCGTTATCCCAATTATGGTCATAAAGGTAGTCGGCAGGAATAAACCTTAAATCGGGAGGATTGTATTTGGAAATAGAATCATAAGCAGTTGGATTGTGTTTGTTGGAGTTTGTACTTATAGTAGTATCAGTTACCTTTTGAGATTTAGCAATATTAAATATACAAAAAACAAAAAATATCAAAAGAATATTTCTCGCAGTTAAATTCAATATATTGACTTTATTAGTCCTACTCATTAATGCAAATATAAAAATATTAAAATTCTAAAATTGTTAATTATTATTAATATGGCTAAAGGATTAAAAAAATAAGTTTGTTGTTTAAAAGGTTTGTAGTTTGTCGTTATAAATAACAACAACAAACTACAAACCATTTAAACATTTATAGTTTTTATTATATTAACTTTTCAACAAAAAACAGCGAATTGTTTATAAAACTTTCTTAAAAAAAATGAAAAATTAAACTTTATTTTTATAAATTTGCCTATCTGAAAGTTTTGGATTTGAATATTAATAAAAATCCAAGAAGCTCAAATTGATAAAAAATATTCAATCCGATTAACTTAAATTGAAAAATTGCAATGAAAACGAAATATCTTGACTTAATTGAACAGACCTTTGATTTTCCCCAACCGGAGTTTAAAGTTATTGATAATGAGTTACATTTTCATGATTTGCCATTAATGGATATTATTAAACAATATGGTACGCCATTGAAAATCACGTATTTGCCAAAAATATCAGAACAAATACAAAAAGCAAAAAAAATGTTTAATGTAGCAATGGCAAAGTCGGATTATAACGCCGATTACTTTTATTGCTATTGTACAAAGAGTTCGCATTTTTCTTTTGTACTGGAAGAAGCACTTAAAAATGAAATCCATATTGAAACTTCATCGGCTTTCGATATCCCTATTATTGAACGATTATATGAAATGGGAAAGATTGATACCGATATTTTTATTATATGTAATGGATTCAAAAAACCATTATATACTCAGTACATAAGCGAATTAATCAACAGTGGATTTCATAATACCATACCAATATTAGATAATAAACGCGAACTGGACTTTTACGAAAAGTCAATTAAGGTTAAATGCAAGCTTGGTATAAGGATTGCTGCAGAAGAAGAACCGAACTTTCAGTTTTATACTTCAAGATTAGGAATAAGATACAATGATATTGTTGAATACTATAATGAAAGGATTAAAAACAATCCTAAGTTTGAACTTAAAATGCTTCACTTTTTTATTAATACCGGAATTAAAGATACGGCTTATTACTGGAACGAGCTTACAAAAAGTATTAATGTTTACTGCGAATTAAAAAAAGTATGTCCCGAATTAGACTCATTCAATATAGGAGGGGGCTTCCCGATTAAAACTTCTCTTAACTTTCATTATGACTATGAGTACATGGCTGAGGAAATTGTTTCGCAAATAAAAAATATTTGTCAGTTGAATGATGTTCCCGAGCCGAATATTTTTACGGAATTCGGAATATATACAGTTGGCGAAAGCGGAGCGGCTCTTTATTCAATTTTGGACCAGAAACAGCAAAACGACAGAGAACTTTGGGATATAATTGACAGCTCTTTTATGACCAACTTACCTGATATATGGGCGGCAAAGCAAAGATATATTCTTTTTGCAGTTAACAATTGGGACCAACCCTACGAGAGAGTTTTCCTCGGTGGATTAACTTGTGATAGTCAGGATTATTACAATGAAGAAGTTCATGTAAATGCCGTATTTCTTCCGAAGTTCAAAGAAAAAATACCTCAATATGTAGGATTTTTTCATACAGGAGCTTATCAGGAATCACTTGGTGGCTTTGGCGGCGTTCAGCATTGCCTCCAGCCAGCACCTAAATTAATAATAATAAGTAAAGACGAAAACGGTGAACTTATTACAAAACTCTTTGCTAAAGAACAAAGCGCAACTTCAATGTTGAAGCACTTGGGATATTAATAGATTTTTGATTAAAGTAAGAGCACCGTTAAGAGTTCATCAATCTTTTAAGGAATTTGAATTTATCCTCCATTAGTTTTATTTTTTCTTTCCCGGAAGATATTTTTTCTTCAAATTCTTTTCTTAGTGGTTCGGAACTTTTTGCACGTGATAGAAATCCGATATTATTTTCCCAGACAGAAATTTCGCTTTTTGCAGTATTTATTTTTCCGCTAAGAATAATGCTTTCCTGCTTAACTATTTTATATCCATCGGGTGAATTGTAAATATTTTCAAAACGCGATTTAAAATTTATAAGATTTTTTTCTGAAAAGTCGAGTTTGAGATTATCAAAACATTTATTTATTGCGTCTTTAAAGCGACTGTTAAGCTTGTCCTTTTCATTTATCGGGACATGTCCTATTTCAATCCATTGTGCCTGAAAATCCTTTAAAATTTTCAAACATTCGTCGCTGTTGACATTGTCGAATTTGTAATTTTCAATTTTTTCAAGAAGTTCTGTTTTAAGCTTAAGATTACTTTCCTGTCGCTCATCTATTGTTGCAAAGAAATTTGATTTGTTGTTGAAAAAAGTATCACAAGCAGTTCTGAATCGCTTCCATAGTTTTTCGGAATGTTTTCTTGGAACGGGACCAATTTTTTTCCATTCGTCCTGAAGTTTTAAAAATTCTTCGGTGGTTTTTCGCCAGTCGGTGTTAACTTGCAGTGCTTCTGCCTGAATGCAGAGTTCGATTTTTAAATTAAGGTTTTGTATTTTTTCTTCTTTGTTTTTCTGGTAAAATTCATGCCGGTTTTTAAAAAACGTATCATTTGCAACTTTAAATCTGTTCCAGATTTCTTCATTATTTTTTTTGGGTGTAAAACCAATATTTTTCCATGCTTTTTGAATTTCGCCTATTTCTTTTACTTTTTCTTCAGTTTCTGTGGCAGAATGAAAGTTGGTTTCGGCAAGCAATTCTACTTTTTCGCAAAGTGCAATTTTTGCAAGATAATTTTGTTCTTTTTCTTCTTTTATTTTATCGTAATATTCCTGTCGATGTTTATTGAATTTTTTTGCTGCTTCTTTAAATCTTTCCCAGATTTCATCTTTTTTGGAATTTGGTACAGGACCTATTTCACGCCATTTTTCCTGAAGTTCTTCAAATTGTAACGTAGCATTTTTTATGGAATTTTCCAGAAGGAGTGCTTCAATTTTTTCGCAGAGTGCGATTTTCTTTTTAAGATTTTTCTTCTGGTCTAAATCTTTAAGTTCTTTATTGATTTTAACCTTGTCAAAAAACATTTCCACATAATAATGGTATGTTTGCCACAAATCATTTGTTTCTTTGGGAGGAACAGTACCTATTTCGCGCCAACGCGTCTGTAATGTTTTAAAATCATCGTAAGTTTTTTTAAGAGTTTCTTCGCTGCCGACAAGTGCTTTTAGCTCTTCGAGAATTTGTTTTTTCTCAATTAAATTTTTCTCCCGTTCTTTTTCAAATTGTTCATTAAGTACTGCTTTTTTCTCTTTATATTTTTCAAATCCTGCTTTAAATGACTCGTGTATGATATCATTAAGTGGTAGGTATTCTTCTTTTTTTCCACTATCTTCAATAAATTTCTTTAATTCATTTTCGTTGTCTTCTTTGTATAGCTTATTGTATGCAACCTTTATGAGACCAATATTTATTTTATGAGAATTTAAATCTTCTTGATTAATGAAACTTCCAAGAATTTCCACTAATTCACCTCTTGATTTTAGTGAAATTTCTTCTTCAAATTTAAGAATTTCATCTTCTTGAACAATGTCAGTATCTGTATTAGTTTCAGAAGATTTTTGTGGCTGAATTTCTTTTTTTATTCTGCCTTTTTTTTCTTTCTTGATTTCTTCTGAACTTGTTGATTCTTTTTTTTCTTCAGCTATATCCGTATTTTCGGGGTTTACAGAGTTTTCTTCTTTCAAAACTTTTTTGTTTCTTGTAGAAGAAATAGCAGTTCGTTTTTCTTTAACATCCATTTTTTAATGGTTTACAATGATTTATTTTGTAAAATTAGTAAGATTTTCTGGAATTTAATAATTTAAAATATTTATATTTAAAGATTGTCAATAGTAGTTTTTTTAGAATTTATTTTTGTTGTCTTAAATTTTAAATTCTCTTTTTTTTAATTAAAAGTTTTATTGTTGAAATTACAATAAACAAAAAAACAGAAATTAAGGAAATAATTGCACTTGTATAATAAAAAGGCGGTAGATAAGAAAGCTCGACATTATTTTCTCCTTTGTCAAGAAATAACCCTATAAATCCAATGTTTATCATAAAGGGCTTAACGTCTTTTCCATTAACTTTAATTACCCATCCTTTATCATAAGGAATAGAAAAGAATAACATTTTCTTTTTATCAAGATTTATTTTCCCTTTAATTGAATTTTGGGTATGTTCTGAAATTTTTAACGTATCTATTTTAAGATTAGCAATGTCTTTAGCGTAAACATCCCATGAATAATTTTTTGAAGTATCACTTATATTAAATTCGGCAAGTTCTTTAAAACTATAAATGCTATCGTTAATAACGCATGCTTTGAATAATGTAGTTGCTTTTTGTATTTGTGAAAGTTTTGTAAAATTTTTATATCTGATAAATGTATTATACGTGAAACCAAGAGGTAAAGCAAATTTATTTTTTAATATTTTAATATCTCCGATAGTTGTGAGAGAATCATACTCCATTTGTATCAAATTTGATTTAGGAGTTTTGGTTAAAGCATATTTAACACTTGCAAAACTATGAAGTAAAGGAAAATCTCTCACTCCAGAAGCCCAACGGGTTTGAACTTCTTCAGCTCCCAAACGGGTTTGAAGTTTTTGTTTCGAATCTATAATACCCATCTCTATCAAAAATTTAACATAGTTTAATTGGTTAAATGAATGATAAGATTGTGTACCGTAAAAATCCTGTGCCTTTGCATCATTTATGCTCGAATGTATTGCCAATCCAGAGAAATAATCTTTATTTATTCTGAAAAAACTTTTATCTTTTGATTTCAAAAATTCAACCGCTTCAACTGTATAATCGTTATAACCGATTTTTTGTTTGTTCTCAATGCCCGTAATGACAGGTCTTTTGTTGATAGTAATATTTGACAGATATGATAATTCAATTATAAGAACAATAAAAAAAGCAATTTGAATTATCACTCTCACCGTATTAAATTTCAAAAGATAAATAAGAAATGCATAAATACATATAAAAATTGCTATATTACTTCTTAATTTTTCGTTAATTATTTTTTCATTTTCATAGTAAGGATAATATAGTAGAATCAATAATAATATAACGGAAATTATTAAAATTACAATATTAATTTTTAAGGTTTTTAAAATAAAGTCAAGTGCTTTAATGCTATAAAGCAGTAATATAAACGTAACAAATAATGAAAAAGACCTATAGTAATCACCAGCAAATAACCAGTATGAATATCTGAAAAAAGGGAAAATAACAGGAATAATAAAAAAGGCAAATAAAGCAGAATAAAGAATTTTTCTTTTTCTATCAAGATTAAGAAATATTTGTGGAAATAAAAGTAAATTTACCAACCCACAATAAAACAAAGGTGCCTCAAGATAATTATACCATCCTTTAAAATTCATTCCTGTTCCCATTATATCGCTCGAAAAAGAACGCAATATAGCTGTTACATAATGTGATTTTTCCTCGAATCCGAAAATAGGAAATGACATTAATTTATTGAAATAGGAAGAACTTCCGCTCACACGCGGGCTTTCAAGCATTTGAATTATATCGTTTATCAGAAAAAAAGAACTCATGGAAACACCAAGAATACCAAGACCTGCAAGTTTTGTAAAAAAGAAAAATACTTTTTTAAATTTATTTTCTTTTTCCTCAATAAACCGGAAAATAAGGTAAATTAAAAGAAACAATCCAAAAAGATACAAATCTACCGGCTGGTTAATTGTGATTAAAAAAATTGAAATAGGAAATAAAAACCAGTTGTTATCTTTATAAAGTTTTTCAAACGAATAAAGTAACAATGCGAGATAAACAGCTTCGGTAGAAAAAATTGACCAACACCCGCCGAGTATAATAAATCCGGTAAATGAATACATTACTCCTCCGATTATTGCAGTAAATTCGGAGTTAATTAATTTTTTAATAAAAAGATAAAAGAATAATCCTGCAAAAAATATTTTAAAAAACTCAGCAAAAAAAACTGTATAAGCAACATTATCTTTTCCCATAATTAAAATAAAAAGAGTAAACGGGTCAGGTATACACCCGGGAAAAAGATTTTGTCCCATACCTTGATTAAACGACCATTTGGGAATACCTTCGGTTTTTAAATAATCGGCTATATGAACGTATTGAGGAAAGTTATAATTAATGGAATCGCTTCCTATATCTTTGAACAAATAGAGTTTTTTCAGTAAAATAAAATCTTTAAAAACAAAAAATACTATTAATGAAATTAAAGACAAAAGAATATATATGCCATTTTTTTCAATGAATTTATTAATAAACAGGAAAGAATCGGGATTACTTTTTGTTTTAACCGAAACAATAGGTTTTTTTTTATGATGTAAATGTTTGTTTTTATTCTTCATTTACTTTTTTATTAAAAACAAAATAATGATTTAAAAAATATGCAAGTAACCCCATTGGCAATAAAATCAGAGCTCCTCCTATATATTCATTTAATCCAAAAAATTTGAATAATGCAATTCCGGCTGTACCACAAATATATGTAATTCCATAAACTCCAAAAAATTTAAAAATAAGCCGATTGCTTTTATTATTAAATACTATAATACCCATTGTTTTGAAGTTGAAAAGAACCCCCAGTACAGTGCTTAAAAAAATAGCTAATGAATAATGAAGTCCAATAAAAATAAGTGAAGCAAAAAGACCATAACCAAAAGCAGTATTTATTCCACTTACAAATATGAAACGAATTAACTTGATATCATATACTTTTTTTATGTGTTCCTTAATCTTCAAAATTTATTCTTTCTTTTTCAATAATTGGAAATTCTTTATATATTTTTAGCAATGCAATAACTTCAGATTTTAATTTTTTTCGGACAAAATATTTCATATTTTCATCCATCAATTCACCTAATCCGTTTAATAAATTATTTTCTTTTTTCTTTTCAATGGCTTTTATACATTTATTAAAATAAGATATTAAGTTAGTTTTTGTGCGAAATCCAACAATCTTTTTATTCACAGGAGTTCTGTTTTGCATAAAATACCAGCAATCGAATATATCTCTGTTTGCAAGCATATTTCTATCTAATAGTGCACACAACTTATGAGCAAACATATCAGATTGATTCATTACTTTCATTTTTATACCCAAAAAATCTTTCATTTCATATTTATCATCAAATTGACGATTGAAAATTTCAACTTTTAAATTTCTTTCATTTTCACCATAATCAAGCACTATAATAAGTCCAAAATGTTTTTTTGCTTCATCTTTTTTAATACGACCGTATTTGAGTAATATTTTTCTCAATTTTTCGTAAATCAAATTGCTTTTAGATAAATCTAATAAATTAAAATCAATATCAACTGAAAATCTTGGCAAATCATAAAACAACATTAGAGCTGTTCCACCTTTAAATCCAAGATTATTAGCTAATTCAATATCAGCATAAATATCTTTTAGAATTTGTACAATAAAAAATTTATGTTTATTTAAATCAAGCATTCTTCAATATTTTATTCACACGCATATTTAATTGTTTGGAATTATATATTGGAAGTAATTTTTGAATTATTTCTTTGTTTAATAAAGAAATATTATCAAAATAAAAGTTTTTATTCAAATACAATGTATCTAAAAAAGCTCTCTCTGGCGTAGCTATATTTATGCCTTCCTTACCACGTAATATACCTAATGTATTTAATAATATTTGGTTTTTTATCTTCCTAAATACCAATTTATGTTTATCTACTATAATATTTCTACTTAAATAACTTACTACGGTTATTTGCTCGTTGTATTGAAATATTATACCAGACTTATTTAAAACATATTCTAAAGAAATATAAGCAGGAACGTATATTTTGCAAGCTAATTCT
This is a stretch of genomic DNA from Bacteroidales bacterium. It encodes these proteins:
- a CDS encoding YfhO family protein, which translates into the protein MKNKNKHLHHKKKPIVSVKTKSNPDSFLFINKFIEKNGIYILLSLISLIVFFVFKDFILLKKLYLFKDIGSDSINYNFPQYVHIADYLKTEGIPKWSFNQGMGQNLFPGCIPDPFTLFILIMGKDNVAYTVFFAEFFKIFFAGLFFYLFIKKLINSEFTAIIGGVMYSFTGFIILGGCWSIFSTEAVYLALLLYSFEKLYKDNNWFLFPISIFLITINQPVDLYLFGLFLLIYLIFRFIEEKENKFKKVFFFFTKLAGLGILGVSMSSFFLINDIIQMLESPRVSGSSSYFNKLMSFPIFGFEEKSHYVTAILRSFSSDIMGTGMNFKGWYNYLEAPLFYCGLVNLLLFPQIFLNLDRKRKILYSALFAFFIIPVIFPFFRYSYWLFAGDYYRSFSLFVTFILLLYSIKALDFILKTLKINIVILIISVILLLILLYYPYYENEKIINEKLRSNIAIFICIYAFLIYLLKFNTVRVIIQIAFFIVLIIELSYLSNITINKRPVITGIENKQKIGYNDYTVEAVEFLKSKDKSFFRINKDYFSGLAIHSSINDAKAQDFYGTQSYHSFNQLNYVKFLIEMGIIDSKQKLQTRLGAEEVQTRWASGVRDFPLLHSFASVKYALTKTPKSNLIQMEYDSLTTIGDIKILKNKFALPLGFTYNTFIRYKNFTKLSQIQKATTLFKACVINDSIYSFKELAEFNISDTSKNYSWDVYAKDIANLKIDTLKISEHTQNSIKGKINLDKKKMLFFSIPYDKGWVIKVNGKDVKPFMINIGFIGLFLDKGENNVELSYLPPFYYTSAIISLISVFLFIVISTIKLLIKKKRI
- a CDS encoding nucleotidyl transferase AbiEii/AbiGii toxin family protein is translated as MLDLNKHKFFIVQILKDIYADIELANNLGFKGGTALMLFYDLPRFSVDIDFNLLDLSKSNLIYEKLRKILLKYGRIKKDEAKKHFGLIIVLDYGENERNLKVEIFNRQFDDKYEMKDFLGIKMKVMNQSDMFAHKLCALLDRNMLANRDIFDCWYFMQNRTPVNKKIVGFRTKTNLISYFNKCIKAIEKKKENNLLNGLGELMDENMKYFVRKKLKSEVIALLKIYKEFPIIEKERINFED
- a CDS encoding M23 family metallopeptidase, translating into MSRTNKVNILNLTARNILLIFFVFCIFNIAKSQKVTDTTISTNSNKHNPTAYDSISKYNPPDLRFIPADYLYDHNWDNANVRVHRVDLSHKKDTTKIIFCPDSGFCFPHKGKVISPFGFRGRQLHTGMDIKLNMKDSVFCAFDGMVRMAKKYGGYGKVVVIRHYNGLETLYGHLSYISVHVNQFVKAGDLIGLGGKTGRATSPHLHFETRFLGEAFNPKIFIDFDKFSLLKDTLLLTGTTFQNYYKGLKSKGKTSKTKSVAAKNPTKQNTTINTKTGNYHMVKEGDTLYRIAKNNGTTVENLCKLNNISKNKVLSIGMKIKVK
- a CDS encoding arginine decarboxylase, producing the protein MKTKYLDLIEQTFDFPQPEFKVIDNELHFHDLPLMDIIKQYGTPLKITYLPKISEQIQKAKKMFNVAMAKSDYNADYFYCYCTKSSHFSFVLEEALKNEIHIETSSAFDIPIIERLYEMGKIDTDIFIICNGFKKPLYTQYISELINSGFHNTIPILDNKRELDFYEKSIKVKCKLGIRIAAEEEPNFQFYTSRLGIRYNDIVEYYNERIKNNPKFELKMLHFFINTGIKDTAYYWNELTKSINVYCELKKVCPELDSFNIGGGFPIKTSLNFHYDYEYMAEEIVSQIKNICQLNDVPEPNIFTEFGIYTVGESGAALYSILDQKQQNDRELWDIIDSSFMTNLPDIWAAKQRYILFAVNNWDQPYERVFLGGLTCDSQDYYNEEVHVNAVFLPKFKEKIPQYVGFFHTGAYQESLGGFGGVQHCLQPAPKLIIISKDENGELITKLFAKEQSATSMLKHLGY
- a CDS encoding GtrA family protein: MKIKEHIKKVYDIKLIRFIFVSGINTAFGYGLFASLIFIGLHYSLAIFLSTVLGVLFNFKTMGIIVFNNKSNRLIFKFFGVYGITYICGTAGIALFKFFGLNEYIGGALILLPMGLLAYFLNHYFVFNKKVNEE
- a CDS encoding DUF349 domain-containing protein, whose amino-acid sequence is MDVKEKRTAISSTRNKKVLKEENSVNPENTDIAEEKKESTSSEEIKKEKKGRIKKEIQPQKSSETNTDTDIVQEDEILKFEEEISLKSRGELVEILGSFINQEDLNSHKINIGLIKVAYNKLYKEDNENELKKFIEDSGKKEEYLPLNDIIHESFKAGFEKYKEKKAVLNEQFEKEREKNLIEKKQILEELKALVGSEETLKKTYDDFKTLQTRWREIGTVPPKETNDLWQTYHYYVEMFFDKVKINKELKDLDQKKNLKKKIALCEKIEALLLENSIKNATLQFEELQEKWREIGPVPNSKKDEIWERFKEAAKKFNKHRQEYYDKIKEEKEQNYLAKIALCEKVELLAETNFHSATETEEKVKEIGEIQKAWKNIGFTPKKNNEEIWNRFKVANDTFFKNRHEFYQKNKEEKIQNLNLKIELCIQAEALQVNTDWRKTTEEFLKLQDEWKKIGPVPRKHSEKLWKRFRTACDTFFNNKSNFFATIDERQESNLKLKTELLEKIENYKFDNVNSDECLKILKDFQAQWIEIGHVPINEKDKLNSRFKDAINKCFDNLKLDFSEKNLINFKSRFENIYNSPDGYKIVKQESIILSGKINTAKSEISVWENNIGFLSRAKSSEPLRKEFEEKISSGKEKIKLMEDKFKFLKRLMNS